Proteins encoded in a region of the Paenibacillus wynnii genome:
- the csrA gene encoding carbon storage regulator CsrA — translation MLVLSRKKGESIVIGDQIEVVVLSVEGDTIKLGISAPKHVDIFRKEVYLSIQETNRESAAPLQVDLHMLIDRLREHN, via the coding sequence ATGCTCGTTCTTTCACGCAAAAAAGGAGAATCTATCGTGATTGGGGACCAGATTGAAGTGGTAGTCCTTAGTGTGGAGGGGGATACGATAAAATTAGGTATTTCGGCACCGAAGCATGTTGATATATTCCGTAAAGAAGTATATCTATCTATACAGGAAACCAACCGTGAATCTGCTGCCCCGCTACAGGTGGACCTTCATATGCTAATAGATAGGCTTCGAGAACATAATTGA
- a CDS encoding flagellin has translation MIINHNITALNTHRQLATNTQATSKNIEKLSSGLRINRAGDDAAGLAISEKMRGQIRGLDQASRNSQDAISMIQTAEGALNETHSILQRMRELGVQSANDTNTSADRTNVQDEMDQLGKEIDRIRSTTQFNTKNLLDGSMEKGVAAAVANINTNTAVKTATVSVATDALTTLTDANGNNLGITATDKIEVSYVKDGTTVTNSFTVGALTTAALGTTNGAADDTDTALTVDATGNLLMTASNTGFGGAVNGLTVTVKDSNGNVRTGATNALSSFTETTAAANIQTDGQATFQIGANTGQNIQLAIKDMGTAALGVKDLKVGNQGQANVAIKVIDSAMSKVSTERSKLGATQNRLEHTINNLNTSSENLTAAESRIRDVDMAKEMMSQTKNSILAQAAQAMLAQANQQPQGVLQLLR, from the coding sequence ATGATTATCAACCACAATATTACTGCTCTTAACACACACCGTCAACTGGCAACTAACACGCAAGCAACTAGTAAAAATATCGAAAAATTGTCTTCTGGTCTTCGTATCAACCGTGCAGGTGACGACGCCGCAGGCTTGGCAATTTCCGAAAAAATGCGTGGTCAAATTCGCGGATTAGATCAAGCTTCACGTAACTCCCAAGATGCAATTTCGATGATTCAGACTGCTGAAGGCGCATTGAATGAAACTCACTCCATCCTGCAACGTATGCGTGAACTTGGAGTTCAATCTGCCAATGATACAAATACTTCCGCTGACCGTACTAACGTTCAGGATGAAATGGATCAATTAGGTAAAGAAATTGACCGTATCCGTAGTACTACTCAGTTCAATACCAAAAATCTATTGGATGGTTCAATGGAAAAAGGTGTTGCTGCAGCTGTAGCTAACATTAACACCAACACAGCTGTGAAAACAGCTACTGTGAGTGTTGCTACTGATGCACTGACAACTTTGACCGATGCTAATGGCAACAACTTGGGAATTACTGCAACAGATAAAATCGAAGTTTCTTACGTGAAAGACGGTACGACAGTTACTAACTCTTTCACTGTAGGCGCTTTGACAACTGCGGCTCTTGGAACAACTAATGGTGCTGCGGACGATACAGATACTGCTTTGACTGTAGATGCTACTGGCAATTTGTTGATGACTGCTTCTAACACTGGCTTTGGTGGTGCTGTTAACGGTCTGACTGTAACAGTTAAGGATTCCAATGGTAATGTACGTACAGGAGCAACAAATGCTTTGTCTAGCTTCACAGAAACAACAGCTGCTGCTAACATTCAAACTGACGGTCAAGCAACATTCCAAATCGGTGCCAACACTGGTCAAAACATCCAATTGGCAATCAAAGATATGGGTACTGCTGCACTTGGAGTTAAAGACCTTAAAGTTGGTAACCAAGGTCAAGCTAACGTTGCTATCAAAGTTATTGACAGCGCAATGTCAAAAGTTTCAACAGAGCGCTCTAAACTTGGTGCTACACAAAACCGTTTGGAACACACAATTAACAACTTGAACACATCTTCTGAAAACCTGACTGCTGCTGAATCCCGTATTCGTGACGTAGATATGGCGAAAGAAATGATGAGCCAAACTAAGAACAGCATCCTTGCACAAGCTGCACAAGCTATGTTGGCTCAAGCTAACCAACAACCACAAGGCGTTCTGCAATTGCTTCGTTAA